The Micromonospora violae DNA segment CCGTCGATCAGCCCGAAGAAGTCCTGGGAGGGCTTCGCCGGCTCGGTCACCGCGGCAGCCCTGGGCGGCGCGTTGCTGTTGTGGCTGATGTTCGACGTGGCCCCCTGGTGGGGTGCGCTGTTCGGGGTGGCCGTCTCCTGTGCGGCGGTCCTCGGCGACCTGGCCGAGTCGATGATCAAGCGGGATCTCGGCGTGAAGGACATGAGCAACCTGCTGCCCGGTCACGGCGGTCTGATGGACCGGCTGGACTCGATTCTGTTCGCGGTGCCGACGGCGTACCTGCTGTTGGCGGTCCTCGTGCCGGTGGTGGGCTGAGGTATGAATCACGGCTACCTGGTCATCCGGCTCCGGCGGTCGCGGCCCGTTCGGCACCTCCGGAGCGGCACCTGTCGCCGACGGCGTGACACACTGGACCAGCCATGACGAGCCTTCCCCTGATCCCCGCCATCTCGGTCGCCCCCGCCGCGCGCCGGGCCGCCATGCCCCCTCAGCACCTCGCTGACCTGGACCTGGCCGGCCGCCAGGCGTTGGTCACCGGTCTGGGGGAGCCGGCCTTCCGGGCCAAGCAGGTCTCCAACCACTACTTCGGGCGGTTGGTCCGGGACCCGCAGGCGATGACCGATCTGCCCGCGGCGACCCGGGAGCGGCTGGCCGACCAGTTGCTGCCCACGTTGCTCAACCCGGTGCGCGAGCTGGCCTGCGACGACGGCGCGACCCGCAAGGCGCTCTGGCGGCTGCACGACGGTGCGCTGGTGGAGAGCGTGCTGATGGGTTACCCGGACCGGGTGACCGTCTGCATCTCCAGCCAGGCGGGCTGCGGCATGGCCTGCCCGTTCTGCGCGACCGGCCAGGCCGGGCTGACCCGCAACCTGTCGACAGCGGAGATCGTCGACCAGGCGGTGTACATGGCCGGGGTGGCGGCCTCGGGTGTGGTCGCGGGCTCCCCGCCGAGGCTGTCGCGCGTCGTCTTCATGGGCATGGGCGAGCCGCTGGCCAACTACAACCGGGTGATCGCCGCGATCCGTCGGCTGGTCAGCCCAGCTCCGGAGGGGCTCGGCCTGTCCCAGCGGCACATCACCGTTTCCACGGTCGGCCTGGTTCCGGCCATCCGCCGACTGGCCAGCGAAGACCTCTCAGTGACCCTTGCGCTGTCCCTGCACGCGCCCGATGATGATCTGCGCGACGAACTCGTGCCGGTAAACCAGCGCTGGAAGGTAGCCGAGGTGCTGGACGCAGCGTGGGACTACGCCGCCCGGACGGGCCGTCGCGTGTCGATCGAGTACGCGATGATCAAGGACGTGAACGACCAGCCGTGGCGAGCCGACCTGCTCGGGCGGTTGTTGGCCGGCAAATTGGCCCACGTGAACCTGATTCCGCTCAATCCGACGCCGGGCAGTCGCTGGGACGCCAGCCCGAAGCCGGTCGAGCGGGAGTTCGTCCGGCGGTTGCGCGAAGCCGGGGTGTCCACCACAGTTCGGGACACCCGAGGTCGCGAGATCGACGGCGCGTGTGGCCAACTCGCCGCCGCCGAGGACAACGACACCAACACCGACCGCGCCGGAGAGGCACCGGCGTGACCGGGCGTGGCGAACGAGACCAGGAGACATAGTGGCGAGTCAGGGTCAGCGTTTCCGGCGCAAGGCGCTCCGCCGGGGATACAAGGTCGACGAGGTGGATGCCTTCCTCGACCGGGTCGAGGCGACGCTCGACGGCCGACAGGTCGGCGCCCCGGTGGCCTCCCAGGAGGTTCATGACGTCGTCTTCCGGGTCCGCTTCAACGGCTACGACGAGTGGCAGGTCGACCTGCACCTGGATCGGGTCGAGCGGCAGCTGGCCGAGCTGGAGGAGCGGAACAGCGCCGGGCGCGGTGCCGACCCCCGGATGGCTGACCGGCTGGGCCCACCGGACCGGATGGGTCCGCCGATGCGTGACGACCGGGGTATGGTTCCGCAGCCGATGCCGCCCCGGCCGATGCCCGCGCAGGCCGGCCCGCCCTACGGCCGCTACGACGAGCCGACCGGTGCCTTCGCCGGTGGGTACGACGCCCCGCGGGGCGGTGGTTACGACGCGCCACGTGGCCCGGCCGGCCCGCCGATGGGTCCCGGTGGTCCGATGGGTCCCGGCCCGATGGGTGGGCACGGCATGCCGCAGCGCGGCCTGCCCGCCGGCCCCAGTGGGTACGGCCCGGATGATCAGCGCGGTGGGTACGGCCCCGACGACCAGCGCGGGCCCGGCGGTTATCCGCCGCCCCCGGAGGAGTCGCGTTTCGACGGCTTCGAGGCCGGGCGGCACGGTCGCGCCGACATGACCGCCGAGATCCGGATGCCGGAGCGGGACCTGCGCGACATGCGCCGTGGTCCGGCCGGCCCGCCTCCGCTGCCGCAGCAGGGCATGGGCGGTCCACCGATGGCCGGCCCGCCCGCGGTGGCCGGCCCGCCGATGGGCGGCCCCCCGATGGGTGGTCCCCCGATGGCCGGTCCGCCGATGGGTGGCCCGCCGATGGCCGGTCCGCCCGGCAGCGACCTGTACCGGGTAGACCAGATCCGCCGCAGCTTCCAGGTGCGCCGCTTCGGCAGCGGGTACGACCCCGACCAGGTGGACCGGTTCTTCGAAACGCTGCTCGGTGGCATGCAGCGCCGCAACCCGATGCCGGTCGACCCGAAGGACCTCGACACGCTCCGGTTCGGCCTGGTGCCGGGTGGCTACTTCGAGGCTGAGGTCGACGCCGCGCTCAAGGACGTACAGGACATTCTCTTCGGGCGCTGACCCCGACGCGTACGGACGTGGGCCCGTCCCCCGGGTGGGGGCGGGCCCTCGGCGTACGTCGGCCGGTCGTCCGGCGGTGGGTCAGGTCAGGAGCGCAGACCGTTGCGCCGTAGCACGATGTCGCCGATCACGATGATCAGCAGCAGCGCGGCCAGGCCGATCAGCCAGATGTCCTCGACCCTGCCCTCGTGGTTGCCGCAGATCATCGCCAGCAGCGCCAGTGCGGACAGCACGGCGCCGATCTGCCCGGCCTTGCGGTGCCCGGGCTTGTGCTGGTCTGGCGACGTTACCGGCTCGCTTCCTGCCACTGTCGGTCCTTCCCTCGCGATCGGATCTTTGGTTAGTCTGGCACGCCTCGTACCCGGAGCGGTGGGGTGGGGGTTTCCTGGCCATCAGCCCCGCCCACCTGGCTGAACGGCACTACCGGCGTCGCGGGGCGGCGGTCAGACCCGCTCCGGTAGCGTTTGGCGTACACCTGATTGTCTGTTTGAGGGGGACTGTGCGGTGCGAGTGACCGGAACCGGGCACGCCAGCATGCGGATCGACACGGCCGCGGGCAGCATCCTGTGCGACCCGTGGGTCAACCCGGCCTACTTCGCGTCGTGGTTCCCGTTCCCGGACAATTCCCTGCTGGATTGGGAGACCCTGGGCCAGGTCGACTACCTGTACGTCTCCCACCTGCACCGGGACCACTTCGACGCGAAACACCTGCGCGAGTTCGTCTCGAAGGACGCCACGGTCCTGCTCCCCGAGTTCCCCACCTCGGAGATGGAGGACGAGTTCCGGGCGCTCGGCTTCACCAAGTTCCTGAAGGCGCCCAACGAGCAGGTGGTGGAGCTACCCGGCGGCTTGAAGATCATGATTCAGGCGTTGACCAGCCCGACGGACGGGCCGATCGGCGACTCCTCGCTCTGGGTCGAGTACGAGGGTGTCCGGCTGCTCAACCAGAACGACGCCCGCCCCACCGACCTGAGCGTCTTCGCTGAGCTGGGGCACGTGCACGCGCACCTGCTCCAGTTCTCCGGTGCGATCTGGTACCCGATGGTCTACGAGCTGCCGCAGGCGGCGAAGACCGCCTTCGGCAAGCAGAAGCGGGACCGGCAGTTCGACCGGACCTGGCGGTACATCGACGACCTGAAGGCGTCGCACGTCTTCCCGATCGCCGGTCCGCCGTGCTTCCTCGACGACGCCCTGTGGCAGTTCAACGACATCCACGGCGACGAGGGCAACATCTTCCCCGACCAGTCGGTCTTCCTGTCGGAGTACGCCAAGGTCGGCGGCACCAACGGGATCGTGCTGCTGCCGGGCAGCGTCGCCGAGGTCACCACCGAGGGTGCGAGCACCACCCACCCGGTTGCGGTGGAGGAGTTCTTCGCGAACAAGGTCGCTCACCTGGAGGAGATGCGGGAGCGTAAGCGCCCCATCATCGAGGCGGAGAAGGCGTCCTGGCGGCACCCCGAGGTGGACGTGCTCGCCGAGATGAAGCGTCGGATCGAGCCGCTGCTCGACGAGTCGATCTACCTGGCCAAGGGGGTCGGCGGCCCGGTCCGTTTCGACCTGGTGGGGTACGACGGCGAGAGCGTCGAGTCGATCGTGGTGGACTTCCCCGGCCAGGAGGTGCGGCCGTACGCGGACGAGAAGGTGCGCTACCGGTTCCGGACCGAGCGGTCGCTGATCGAGCACCTGCTCTTCATCGGCGAGGTGGACTGGGTCAACTCGCTCTTCCTGTCCTGCCGGTTCTCGGCGGCCCGGATCGGCCAGTACAACGAGTTCGTCTACGCGTTCTTCAAGTGCCTCTCCGAGGAGCGGCTCCAGTACGCCGAGGGCTGGTACGACGAGCACGAGCGCAGCACCGACGCCGAGGACATCACGTTGGGCGACTGGGTGGTGCAGCGGCGGTGCCCGCACCTGAAGGCGGACCTGACCCGCTTCGGCATCGTCGAGGGTGACCAGCTCACCTGCCAGCTGCACGGCTGGCGTTTCGACCTGCCCAGCGGCCGCTGCCTGACCAGCGTCGGCCACAAGGTCCGAGCCCACCGAGTAGACGCCGAAACCCCCGCCCCCGCCGGCGAAACCCTCACCTAACCGCCCCCCGCCCCCCGCCCGCCCGCCCCTGCCCCACCCCACCCTGCCCCACCCCACCCCGCCCTGCCCTGCCCCACCCTGCCCCACCCCACCCCGCCCTGCCCCACCCTGCCCCACCCCACCCTGCCCCACCCCACCCCGTCGATCATGGAGTTGTGGTGGGGGACAAATACCGCGTTCGCTCCCACAACGGGCGCCACAACTCCATGATCGACCGGGGTGAGGGCGGGCCGGGCTGACGCGGGGCGCGGCGCGGCGCGGGGCGGCGCGGCGCGGCGCGGGGCGGCGCGGCGCGGCGCGGGGCGGGGCGGGGTGGGGTGGGGTGGGGTGGGGTTAGGCGGGTAGGTCGGACAGGATTTTCTGGGCTGCGTTGTGGCCGGCTGCGCCGATGACGCTGCCGGCCGGGTGGCAGCCGGCGCTGCCGGCGTACACGCCGTCGATGCCGGTGGCGTAGGGCATCCGGTCGGTGAACGAGACGGTGTTGTCCACGTGGTGGATGTGCCCGCCGCTGATGCCGAAGTGCGCCTCGATGCCGGGCGGGGGCAGGGGCACCGCGTCGGCGATCAGGTCCGCGGTGCCGGGGGCGTACCGCTCGACGATCCCGATGAGCCGGTCGACGTAGCCGGGCAGTTCCGCGTCCCAGGTCGTGCCGGCCAACTCGTAGGGGACGGACTGGACGAACAGCGCGGACGAGTGGTGCCCGGCGGCGTCGGAGAGCGACGGGTCGACGGTGGTGTGCAGGTACCACTCGATGGTGGGTTCCGCCGGCAGTAGCCCGGCCTGCACATCCGCCCACATCGCGCGCAGCGCGGTCATCGGCGAGGTCGCCGCCCCGCCGACCAGCGACGCCGACCCGGGCAGCAGGTGGATGGTCGAGCCGAACGGGCTGGGCGTGCCGTCCGGCAGGCAGGAGAAGCGGGGCAGCCCGGTGAGCGCCAGGTTGAGCTTGAGGGTGGTGCCGGGTCGGCGGACCGCCGCCATCCGTTCGCCGAGCGGCGCCGGCAGCGCGCCGTCGGGCAACAGGTCCATCAGGGTGTACGGGTCACACGCGCCGAGCACCACCCGGGCGGCGACCTCCCGACCGTCGGCCAGCACCACTCCGCTCGCGGCGCCGCCGTCCAGGGTCACCGCGCTGACCGGCGTACCGGTGCGGATCGTCGCCCCGGCGGCGCGTGCGGCTTCGGCGAACGTCCGCGAGACGGTGCCCATCCCGCCCTCGGCGATCATCCAGGTGCCACCGGAGCCGGGCAGTCGGCACATGTTGTGCACGAGGAAGTTGTGACCGGTGCCGGGGTCGTCCGGGCCGGCGTTGAGCCCGGACAGGCCGTCGGTGACCGCGTACATGCTGACCAGCAGCTCGGAGCGGAACTCGAACCGGGCCAGGTAGTCGGCGACGGAACCCCGTACGAGGTCGACGAAGACCTGGCGCAGTGCCGGGCGGACGTGCCGCTCGGCGGTCTCCTCGACGTTCAGCGGCTCCGCCAACCAGGCCGGGGCGAGGTCTTCCCGCAGCGCGGCCAGCTCAGCCTGCATGGTGTCGTCGGCGGCCACGTCGGCGGGGGAGAAGAACTCGGCGAGCTGCGCCCGGGTGGCGGCGGTGTCACTGCCGAAGAGGAGGTACGGCGAGCCGAGGCCGCCCGGGGTGGGCAGGAAGTAGTGCGGGTCGCGGCGCAGCACCGGGATCCGTACGTCGAGTGTGGCGAGCAGCTCCGGGGGCATCAACCCGAGCAGGTACGAGCCGGTGGAGTGGCGTAGCCCTGGCACCTTCGGGAACGGGTTCTCGGTGCGGGTCGCCCCGCCGATCACGTCGGCGGCCTCCACCACGAGGACGTCCAGGCCGGCGCGGGCCAGCAGGATCGCGGAGACCAGACCGTTGTGCCCGGCACCGATGATGACGACGTCGGCGCGGGCCGGAATCTCACTGCTCATGCCGCGGCAGCCTAGTCCGCCCCACCCACCATTCAACCCCTCCCACTCCCTCCCACCCCACGCCATCCTCGGTGATCAAGAGGTTTGCGTCATTCGACGGTCGTTCGATGACGCAAACCTCTTGATCACCGCGCAGGGGCGGGGGCAGGGGTGGGGGCGGGGGGTGGGGGGAGGTGGAGGGTGAAGGTGGAGCCGCGGCCGGGGGTGCTGGTGGCACTCGCTGTGCCACCGTGGGCCTCGGTGAGCTTGCGCACGATGGCGAGGCCCAGGCCGCTGCCCCCGGTCTGCCGGCTGCGGGACTTCTCCGCCCGCCAGAAACGGTCGAAGACCCGGGGCAGGTCGTCGGCGCTGATCCCGCTGCCGGTGTCGGTCACCGAGACGATGACCTCGGCGTCGGTCGCGCGGGCGCTGATCGTCACGTGCCCGCCCGACGGGGTGTGTCGGACCGCGTTGGCGACCAGGTTGCCGACCGCCTGGCGCAGCCGCACCGGGTCGGCGTCCACCTGCGGGTCGGCCTCGGTGCGTACCGTGATGGTGACGCCGACCCGGTCGGCCTGGGCCCGGTGCGCTTCCGCGACCTGGGCGAGCAGGTCGGTGAGGTAGACCTGTTCGCGGTGCAGCCGCAGCGCGCCCGCGTCGGCCTCGGCCAGGTCCTGCAGGTCGGCGATCACGTGCTGGAGCAGGGTCGCCTCCTCCAGCAGCGAGGAGAGCAGCCGGCGGTCCGGGTCCGCCACGCCGTCCTCGACCGCTTCGAGCCAGCCCCGGATGTTGCTCACCGGCGTACGCATCTCGTGCGCGATGTCGCTGACCATCGCCCGGCGCAGCTGCTCCAGGCGTTCCCGCCGCTCGGCCATGTCGTTGAAGACCTCGGCCAACCGGGCGATCTCGTCGCGGCCGGTCACCCGGACCCGGGCGGAGCCGTCGCCGTCGCGCATCCGCTGCGCCGCCCCGGTCAGGGCGTGCAGCGGGCGGGTCAGCCGGATGCCGGCGAGGACGGTGACGCCGATCGTCACCAGCAGGACGACACCGGCGACCGCGATGATGCGGGTCTGGTTGGCGGGGGAGAGGTCGAAGGTGCGCGAAGGACGCCCACCCGGGTCGCCGACGAAGAGGGTGGCGGCCGGGGCGACGTACGGCAGGAGCTGTTCGCGTCGGCTGGTGCCGACGCAGGCGCTGATCGCCCGGTTGTGCTCCTGGTCGGCCCCGGCCAGCGGTCGGGCGGCGGGTGTGCTGGACGTCGGCTGCGTGTTCCAGGTCCAGTTCAGGCCCACCTGCACGGGTGCCATCTGCCGCCGCGCCAGGCAGGTGCTCACCAGGGCGTTGAGCTGGGCGAGCGCCTTGTTCTCGGTGGCCGTGCGGGTCGCGAGGCTCGACCTCGACTGGACGCAGGCCGATTCCTCGGCGAGGTCGGTGCCGGGGGTGTCGATTCGCGGCCGTCCGGTGGGGCCGTCGACGACGGTGGCGTCGATCCCCACCTGCCCGCGCAGGCACTGGACCGTCTTCGTCGCCGTGTCGTGCAGCGCGGCGCGTTCCTTGGGCGTCAGCAGGTACGGGCCGGCGGCGCGGGGGTCGATGCGGTCGGTGCCGCCCGCACCGCTGCCCGGCGGGGTGACCCCGGGCAGCAGGGCGGTGTTGACGGCGAGCGCGTCGACGGTCGCCGACGGCGTGGTCGGCAACGGACCCGCCCCGGGTGTCGAGTCCGCGATCAGGGTGCCGGCCTCGGTGGTCAGGGCGATCCGCCGGCCGACGTCCCGCGCGAGCGGTTGCAGGGCAGTGTCGACCCCGTCCCAGCTCGGGTGGGTGGCCGCGTACCCGAGCAGGGTGTCGTAGATGCGGGCGTCGTCGGCGAGCGCCTGCCCCTGCTCCTGCCGGATCGCCCCGGTGGTGGTGCGTACGGCCAGCCACGCGGTCGCCGCGATCGAGCTGACGGCGATGAGGACGGCCAGCGCCAGCAGCCGCAGCAGCAGACTGCGACGCAGCGGAACCTCACCCGCCATGGGGTGACTCTTCGACCAGCTTGTAGCCGACGCCGTAGACGGTGACCAGCCGGGCCGGTTTGCGCGGGTTCGGCTCGATCTTCCGGCGGAGGTGCATCACGTGCACGTCGACGGTCCGAGTGGTGATGTACCTGTCGAACCCGTGCAGGTAGTTCAGGAGTTGTTCCCGGGTGAAGGCGCGGGCGGGCTGGGCGGCCATCGCCTGAAGCAGCTGGAACTCGCCCGGTGTGCAGGAGACGAGGCGTCCGTCGCTGCGTACCTCGTGGCGTACCGGGTCGACCTGCACGGCGCCGACCCGCAGCACCGGGTCCGCCTGCTGCACCGTCCGCTGGCCCCGGCGCAGCAGGCTGCGGGCCCGGGCGACCAGCTCACGCGGGCTGTACGGCTTCGTCATGTAGTCGTCGGCGCCCAGGTCGAGGCCGAGCAGCAGGTCGTCCTCGGTCGAGCGGGCGGTCAGCATGAGCACCGGCAGGTCGGACTCCCGGCGCAGGATGCGACAGACGTCCAGTCCGTCGACCTTCGGCATCATCACGTCGAGGATCAGCAGCGCGGGTGGTCGTTGCCGGATCTGCTCCAGTGCAGCCCGCCCGTCGGCCACCACCAGCACCTCGTGCCCCTCGCGTTCCAGGTACCGGCGGGCCAGCTCGGCCTGCTTCTGGTCGTCCTCGGCTACCAGCACATACGCGCACACGGCAGCGACTGTACGTGACGGCGGAGGGCTTCAACGACGCCGTGAGCTGGGGCTGTCGGATGACGACCGCATCTTTACCGGTCTCTGACAGGTGGCCGTGAAGCTACCTGGCATGACCAACTCAACCCATCGGGTCGCCGCCGGGCTCGCCGCTGTCGCGCTGCTCGCCGTCGCCCTCACCGGCTGCGGCGGGGACGCCGACAAGCACACCGCCAGCGGTACGGGTGACGTGGCGTCACTGACCACCCCGCCCGCCCCGACGAACGCTACCGGTGCCGCGGTCAGCGGCCGCCCACAGCTGCGCCTCGACACCAGCGACGAGGAGGAGAGTCAGCTCTGGGAGACGTACCGGATCTGCCTGCACGAGCACGGGGTGAAGCTGAACACCGGTCAGGCGCCCGGAGCGGCGGGGACCGGTACCGGCCTCTCCCTCGACCCGAGCGGGGAGCCGAAGGCGGCGTACGTGGCGTGTGCCAACAAGATGCCGCTCCAGCCGCCGGAGCTGGATCGGGACAAGAACGTGAACTACGTGAGCCAGTGGAACGACTACGTCAAGTGCCTGCGGGGGCGCGGTTTGAAGATCCACTCGTTGCCGGACAGCTCTGGCTGGACCTACGACGACGGGGTCGCCGACCCGACCAACGGACTCGATGCCAACGCCATGTCCCAGGTCACCAGGGAATGCACGATGGAGACGTTCGGTGCCAAGAAGTAACCCGACCGAGGGGAGTGGCCGGCGGACGACACGGCGGACCGCGATCGTGGCCGCCGTGGTCACCCTGGCGGTCGCCGTTGGCGCGGGCGTCGGGGTGCTGGCCCTGCGGCGTCACCCCGGCGACGACGTCGCGAGCGCCCCGCCGCAGGTCACGACGACGAAGGTGGCCCGGGTCGACCTGTCGGACACCCGCTCGTTCAACGGCACGCTCGGCTTCGGCCCGGAGCGGGTGGTCAAGGGCGCGGGAGAGGGCGTCGTCACCCGGCTGCCGAAGGTGGGCGACACGGTGGCCCGGGGCAAGCCGCTCTACTGGGTCAACGACCAACCGGTGCCGGTGCTGTTCGGCGGCACCCCGCTCTTCCGTACCCTCGACAAGCCCGGCCTGGTGGGCAGCGACGTACGGCTCGTGTCGGACAACCTGACGGCGCTGGGCTTCCGCACCGGGTCGCAGCCGTCCCGGGGCAGGGACGGCACCAGGATCGGCGCGGGGCAGGCCCTGCTCACCGCGAGCATCGTCGCCGCGATCAAGAAGTGGCAGCAGTCCGTCGGCCTGGAACCGACCGGCACGATCGAGGTCGGGCAGGTCGCCGTGCTCACCGGACCGGCCCGGGTCAGCACGGTGACGGCGCTGCCCGGTGACCCGGTCGCCGGCGAGTTGCTCGCCGTCACCGAGAAGGCGAAGCTGGTCACCGTCCCGGTCGCCGCCACCGAGGTCGGCGCCATCACGGTCGGTGCCGCCGTGGTCGTCGCCCTGCCCGACAGCTCCGAGATCCCCGGCAAGGTCGCCTCGATCTCACAGACGGTGAGCGGCGGCGGATCGGGCGGGGGCGGTGGCCAGAACGGCCCGCCGACGGTGGAGGTCCTCGTCGCGCCGACCCGAGCGGCGGACGTCGCCAAGTTGGACGCCGCCGCGGTGCAGGTCCGGTTCACCACCGCCGTACACAAGGGCGTGCTCACGGTGCCGGTCGGCGCGCTGGTGGCGCTGCGCGAGGGCGGATACGCGATCCAACTGCCCGACGGCCACCTGGTGGCGGTGGAGACCGGGATGTTCGCCCGAGGACTCGTCGAGATCAGCGGCACCGGTGTGACCGCGGGCCTCGACGTGGTGACCGCGTCGTGAACGGCGTGACCACGCGGGCCGGCGACACCCCGACCGAGGTGATCCCGGCGTACGCGGAGACGGTGCTCAGCGTCGAGGGGGTGAGCCGGACGTACCCGGGCGGGGTGACCGCGCTGGACGACGTCTCGTTGACCGTCCGCGCGGGCGAGATGCTCGCCATCGTCGGGCCGTCCGGGTCCGGCAAGTCCACGCTGCTGAACATCATGGGCACCCTCGACCTGCCGACCAGCGGGCGCGTACGCGTCGCCGGTCAGGACGTCACCGCACTGTCCGACCGTCGGCTCTCCGCGCTGCGGGGCCGCTGGCTCGGCTTCGTGTTCCAGCAGTTCCACCTCACCGAAGGGCTGGACGCCGCCGAGAACGTCGCCACCGGCCTGCTCTACGCCGGGGTGCCCCGCCGCCGTCGCCGCCGTACCGCCATCGAGGCGTTGGCCCGGGTCGGCCTGGCGCACCGGGTCGACCACCTGCCGCGGCAGCTCTCCGGCGGGGAGCGGCAGCGGGTGGCGATCGCGCGTGCGCTGGTCAACGAGCCGGCGCTGGTGCTGGCCGACGAGCCGACCGGCGCCCTCGACACCCGCAACGGGGAAGCGGTCCTGGCTCTGCTGATGAACCTGAACGCGGAGGGGACCACCATCGCCGTGATCACCCACGACCGCGATCTCGCCGCCCGTACGCCTCGGCAGGTGGAGATCCGCGACGGCCGGATCGTCTCCGACACCGCCGCCGGGAGCGGGGCATGAGCGCGCAGTCGGGGGGCATCCGGTCGACCCGGCTCGCCCCGACCGACGTACTCCGGCTCGGTCTGCTCGGGCTGACCACCCGCCGGATGCGGGCGGTCCTCTCCGCCCTGGGCATCTCCATCGGCATCGCCACGCTGGTCGTGGTGGTGGGAATCCCCGCGTCCAGTCAACGCGACCTGATGAACCAGCTCAGCGCCCTCGGCACCAACATGCTGCGGGTCGAGCCGGTGCCGGATCAGCAACCGCCCGTCCTGCTCCCCGAGAACGCCGTCGCCATGGCGTCGCGGATCGGGCCGGTCCAGATGGCCAGCGCGGTCGCGAACACCCACACCACCGTGCGTCGCAACGACCTGATCGACAGGTACGACACGTCCGGGCTCAGCGTGCTCGCATCCCGGCCGGACCTGCTGGAGACGGTCAACGGGCGGATCCACACCGGTCGGGCCCTGGACGCCGGGACGGCCGCACTTCCGACTGCCGTCCTCGGTCACGTCGCGGCGAGCCGGCTCGGCTTCGCCACGGTGGATCCGCAGCAGCCACCTCAGGTGCTCATCGGCGAGCGGTGGTTCACCGTGATCGGCATCCTGGACCCGTTGCCGCTCGCCCCGGATCTCGACCGCTCGGTGCTGGTCGGGTGGGACGCAGCGAAGGCCATGCTCGGCTTCGACGGGCACCCCACGGTCGTCTACGTACGGGCCAGGGAGGACGCCCTGGAGGACGTCCGGGCGGTGCTGCCGGCCACCCTCGACCCGCAGTTGCCCGGGATGGTCCAGGTCAGCCGCCCCTCCGACGCGCTCGCCGCGAAACGGGCCACCGAGAGCAGTTTCTCCGGGCTGTTCCTCGGGTTGGCGGCGGTCGCCCTGCTGGTCGGCGGAATCGGCGTGGCGAACACGATGGTCATCTCGGTGTTGGAGCGCCGTCGGGAGATCGGCCTGCGCCGGGCCCTCGGCGCGAACCGGGGCCAGATCCGGATGCAGTTCCTCACCGAGTCGGTGCTGCTCAGCGTGCTCGGC contains these protein-coding regions:
- a CDS encoding phytoene desaturase family protein; translation: MSSEIPARADVVIIGAGHNGLVSAILLARAGLDVLVVEAADVIGGATRTENPFPKVPGLRHSTGSYLLGLMPPELLATLDVRIPVLRRDPHYFLPTPGGLGSPYLLFGSDTAATRAQLAEFFSPADVAADDTMQAELAALREDLAPAWLAEPLNVEETAERHVRPALRQVFVDLVRGSVADYLARFEFRSELLVSMYAVTDGLSGLNAGPDDPGTGHNFLVHNMCRLPGSGGTWMIAEGGMGTVSRTFAEAARAAGATIRTGTPVSAVTLDGGAASGVVLADGREVAARVVLGACDPYTLMDLLPDGALPAPLGERMAAVRRPGTTLKLNLALTGLPRFSCLPDGTPSPFGSTIHLLPGSASLVGGAATSPMTALRAMWADVQAGLLPAEPTIEWYLHTTVDPSLSDAAGHHSSALFVQSVPYELAGTTWDAELPGYVDRLIGIVERYAPGTADLIADAVPLPPPGIEAHFGISGGHIHHVDNTVSFTDRMPYATGIDGVYAGSAGCHPAGSVIGAAGHNAAQKILSDLPA
- a CDS encoding HAMP domain-containing sensor histidine kinase, yielding MAGEVPLRRSLLLRLLALAVLIAVSSIAATAWLAVRTTTGAIRQEQGQALADDARIYDTLLGYAATHPSWDGVDTALQPLARDVGRRIALTTEAGTLIADSTPGAGPLPTTPSATVDALAVNTALLPGVTPPGSGAGGTDRIDPRAAGPYLLTPKERAALHDTATKTVQCLRGQVGIDATVVDGPTGRPRIDTPGTDLAEESACVQSRSSLATRTATENKALAQLNALVSTCLARRQMAPVQVGLNWTWNTQPTSSTPAARPLAGADQEHNRAISACVGTSRREQLLPYVAPAATLFVGDPGGRPSRTFDLSPANQTRIIAVAGVVLLVTIGVTVLAGIRLTRPLHALTGAAQRMRDGDGSARVRVTGRDEIARLAEVFNDMAERRERLEQLRRAMVSDIAHEMRTPVSNIRGWLEAVEDGVADPDRRLLSSLLEEATLLQHVIADLQDLAEADAGALRLHREQVYLTDLLAQVAEAHRAQADRVGVTITVRTEADPQVDADPVRLRQAVGNLVANAVRHTPSGGHVTISARATDAEVIVSVTDTGSGISADDLPRVFDRFWRAEKSRSRQTGGSGLGLAIVRKLTEAHGGTASATSTPGRGSTFTLHLPPPPAPTPAPAPAR
- a CDS encoding Rieske 2Fe-2S domain-containing protein produces the protein MRVTGTGHASMRIDTAAGSILCDPWVNPAYFASWFPFPDNSLLDWETLGQVDYLYVSHLHRDHFDAKHLREFVSKDATVLLPEFPTSEMEDEFRALGFTKFLKAPNEQVVELPGGLKIMIQALTSPTDGPIGDSSLWVEYEGVRLLNQNDARPTDLSVFAELGHVHAHLLQFSGAIWYPMVYELPQAAKTAFGKQKRDRQFDRTWRYIDDLKASHVFPIAGPPCFLDDALWQFNDIHGDEGNIFPDQSVFLSEYAKVGGTNGIVLLPGSVAEVTTEGASTTHPVAVEEFFANKVAHLEEMRERKRPIIEAEKASWRHPEVDVLAEMKRRIEPLLDESIYLAKGVGGPVRFDLVGYDGESVESIVVDFPGQEVRPYADEKVRYRFRTERSLIEHLLFIGEVDWVNSLFLSCRFSAARIGQYNEFVYAFFKCLSEERLQYAEGWYDEHERSTDAEDITLGDWVVQRRCPHLKADLTRFGIVEGDQLTCQLHGWRFDLPSGRCLTSVGHKVRAHRVDAETPAPAGETLT
- a CDS encoding DUF2631 domain-containing protein, whose product is MAGSEPVTSPDQHKPGHRKAGQIGAVLSALALLAMICGNHEGRVEDIWLIGLAALLLIIVIGDIVLRRNGLRS
- the rlmN gene encoding 23S rRNA (adenine(2503)-C(2))-methyltransferase RlmN; the protein is MTSLPLIPAISVAPAARRAAMPPQHLADLDLAGRQALVTGLGEPAFRAKQVSNHYFGRLVRDPQAMTDLPAATRERLADQLLPTLLNPVRELACDDGATRKALWRLHDGALVESVLMGYPDRVTVCISSQAGCGMACPFCATGQAGLTRNLSTAEIVDQAVYMAGVAASGVVAGSPPRLSRVVFMGMGEPLANYNRVIAAIRRLVSPAPEGLGLSQRHITVSTVGLVPAIRRLASEDLSVTLALSLHAPDDDLRDELVPVNQRWKVAEVLDAAWDYAARTGRRVSIEYAMIKDVNDQPWRADLLGRLLAGKLAHVNLIPLNPTPGSRWDASPKPVEREFVRRLREAGVSTTVRDTRGREIDGACGQLAAAEDNDTNTDRAGEAPA
- a CDS encoding DivIVA domain-containing protein translates to MASQGQRFRRKALRRGYKVDEVDAFLDRVEATLDGRQVGAPVASQEVHDVVFRVRFNGYDEWQVDLHLDRVERQLAELEERNSAGRGADPRMADRLGPPDRMGPPMRDDRGMVPQPMPPRPMPAQAGPPYGRYDEPTGAFAGGYDAPRGGGYDAPRGPAGPPMGPGGPMGPGPMGGHGMPQRGLPAGPSGYGPDDQRGGYGPDDQRGPGGYPPPPEESRFDGFEAGRHGRADMTAEIRMPERDLRDMRRGPAGPPPLPQQGMGGPPMAGPPAVAGPPMGGPPMGGPPMAGPPMGGPPMAGPPGSDLYRVDQIRRSFQVRRFGSGYDPDQVDRFFETLLGGMQRRNPMPVDPKDLDTLRFGLVPGGYFEAEVDAALKDVQDILFGR